In Sulfurovum xiamenensis, a genomic segment contains:
- a CDS encoding tyrosine-type recombinase/integrase: protein MKSKLQEVSEEFLNYLFDVRGYSETSIVTYEIALRQMLEESHVYEADGVTVLDITPFRFKIVKNHKKTIVKKLSAVHSFTKYLEDQCHMNIKLIGDESIKVPKSLPKPIEKNYIEEVLSRANLEEKLLISMLYGLGLRISELSSLKLEDINKGWIQIHGKGNKVRELPLLESLQALITVYIKRRSPKKYLFEKGNSPMNAAQLRYILTKLFKAQGLKVTPHQLRHSFATHLLNNGARIADVSELLGHGTMATTQVYTKLGSVKKMQEYMKAHPLADAKDH from the coding sequence ATGAAATCTAAACTTCAAGAGGTATCTGAGGAGTTTTTGAATTATTTGTTTGATGTCAGAGGTTATTCTGAAACGTCTATCGTGACATATGAGATCGCTTTAAGGCAGATGCTCGAAGAGAGCCATGTGTATGAAGCAGATGGCGTCACTGTACTGGATATCACCCCTTTTCGTTTTAAGATCGTTAAAAATCATAAAAAGACCATCGTCAAAAAACTCTCAGCGGTACATTCATTTACAAAATACCTCGAAGATCAGTGTCATATGAATATCAAACTTATTGGGGATGAGTCGATAAAGGTACCTAAAAGCCTCCCTAAGCCCATTGAAAAGAACTACATTGAAGAAGTATTGAGTCGTGCCAATTTAGAGGAGAAATTGCTTATTTCTATGTTGTATGGATTGGGATTGCGTATCTCTGAACTGAGTAGTCTTAAACTTGAAGATATCAATAAGGGATGGATACAGATCCATGGGAAAGGAAACAAGGTAAGAGAGTTGCCTCTATTGGAGAGTTTGCAGGCACTCATCACTGTATATATTAAGAGAAGATCTCCTAAAAAGTATCTGTTTGAAAAAGGAAATTCACCTATGAACGCTGCGCAGTTACGTTATATACTTACAAAACTTTTCAAGGCACAAGGTCTGAAAGTAACACCGCATCAACTGCGACACTCTTTTGCCACCCATTTGCTCAATAATGGTGCACGTATCGCAGATGTGAGTGAACTGTTAGGACATGGAACGATGGCAACTACACAGGTCTATACGAAGCTTGGAAGCGTGAAAAAAATGCAGGAGTACATGAAGGCGCACCCTTTGGCAGATGCAAAAGATCACTAG
- a CDS encoding triose-phosphate isomerase — translation MIFAANFKTNHTRASTEKYIEVLNEKLLEKKPEDQVYIFPPATALGKYEGDFTLGAQNAYPTQNGAFTGEIGTEQLEEFGIKTILIGHSERREHLGESQDKVAQKFTFFKEQGYEILYCIGEPLEIREKGDEAVMEYLLAQFDGIDISYKDLIVAYEPIWAIGTGRSATVEEIASTHQALKQTVQKPLLYGGSVKPANIQEITAIRGVDGVLVGSASLDVESFATMIGEK, via the coding sequence TTGATTTTTGCAGCAAATTTTAAAACGAATCATACCAGAGCATCAACGGAAAAATACATTGAAGTATTGAATGAAAAGCTGCTTGAAAAAAAACCCGAAGACCAAGTCTATATCTTCCCTCCTGCAACAGCTTTAGGCAAGTATGAGGGTGATTTTACGCTTGGTGCACAAAATGCCTATCCGACACAAAACGGTGCATTTACCGGAGAAATAGGTACAGAGCAGCTTGAGGAATTTGGTATCAAAACCATACTCATCGGACACAGTGAAAGACGAGAACATTTAGGTGAGTCTCAAGACAAAGTAGCCCAAAAATTTACATTTTTTAAAGAGCAGGGATATGAAATACTCTACTGTATCGGTGAACCGCTTGAGATAAGAGAAAAGGGCGATGAAGCTGTGATGGAGTATCTGTTGGCACAGTTTGACGGTATTGATATCAGCTATAAAGATCTTATTGTTGCTTATGAACCTATCTGGGCGATAGGAACAGGAAGATCTGCCACGGTTGAAGAGATAGCTTCTACCCATCAAGCGTTAAAGCAAACCGTACAAAAACCATTACTCTACGGAGGCAGTGTCAAGCCAGCAAATATTCAAGAGATCACTGCAATTCGTGGTGTGGATGGTGTTTTGGTTGGATCTGCGTCTTTGGATGTGGAGAGTTTTGCTACGATGATAGGCGAGAAGTAA
- a CDS encoding HP0268 family nuclease → MKLKLARTTLKAKPKTIELQKIEDELANRSIFYFDKDNSHKELKELIEYFEEKGFSVYMREVKYGLDDNEYIYEVHIIA, encoded by the coding sequence ATGAAACTGAAACTTGCTAGAACAACACTTAAAGCGAAGCCGAAAACGATTGAGTTGCAAAAAATAGAAGACGAGCTAGCGAATAGATCTATCTTTTATTTTGATAAAGATAACTCGCATAAAGAGCTGAAAGAGTTAATTGAATATTTTGAAGAAAAAGGGTTCTCTGTATATATGAGAGAAGTCAAGTACGGGCTGGATGATAATGAATATATCTACGAAGTACACATTATCGCATAA
- the tilS gene encoding tRNA lysidine(34) synthetase TilS yields the protein MLTLDLSHLKGKKNLLAFSAGVDSSALFFLLLENHIKFDIAIVNYGTREASDEEEMHAKALAKEHKLYCHSIKAPAFHSHFEKQARDFRYEFFESLITIEGYDTLITAHQLNDQLEWLLMRLSKGAGLSELLGLEPVTKKRHYALIRPLLAYSKQELLRYLQTKGYPYFIDESNTDENYERNKFRKHFSDALINEYKEGIKRSMEYLRKDKEVLESGFETLYNNKLLHIVKLHTPSAKVKAADITLKKLGYLLSAKQRQEIEKEPSLVIGGAWSTVQQDDLLFVAPYLTTDMPKKFKELCRVLNVPGKIRPYLFKEHIDPSELVFN from the coding sequence ATGCTTACACTCGACCTCTCACACCTCAAAGGGAAAAAGAATTTATTGGCTTTTTCTGCGGGTGTGGACTCCTCTGCACTCTTCTTTTTACTCTTAGAGAACCATATAAAGTTCGATATTGCCATAGTCAATTATGGTACACGCGAAGCAAGTGATGAAGAAGAGATGCATGCAAAAGCCCTTGCTAAAGAACATAAACTCTATTGTCACAGCATTAAAGCCCCGGCATTTCACAGCCATTTTGAAAAACAGGCTAGAGACTTTCGCTATGAATTTTTTGAGTCCCTTATTACCATAGAGGGATACGATACCCTGATCACAGCACATCAGCTCAATGACCAGTTGGAGTGGCTGCTTATGCGACTTAGTAAAGGAGCAGGCTTAAGTGAACTGCTGGGCCTTGAACCTGTGACAAAGAAGAGACACTATGCCCTCATACGTCCGCTGCTCGCCTACAGCAAACAAGAGTTGCTACGTTACCTTCAAACAAAGGGGTATCCTTATTTCATTGATGAGAGCAACACGGATGAAAATTATGAGCGCAATAAATTCAGAAAACACTTCTCCGATGCACTGATAAATGAATACAAAGAAGGCATCAAACGCAGTATGGAATACTTGAGAAAAGACAAAGAGGTACTTGAAAGCGGATTTGAAACGCTCTACAATAACAAACTGCTACACATTGTCAAACTACATACTCCATCTGCCAAGGTCAAAGCAGCGGATATCACCCTCAAAAAACTCGGCTATCTCCTCTCGGCGAAACAGCGTCAAGAGATCGAAAAAGAACCCTCTTTGGTCATAGGTGGAGCTTGGAGTACAGTACAACAAGATGACCTGCTCTTTGTTGCCCCTTATCTCACTACTGATATGCCAAAAAAATTTAAAGAACTCTGCAGGGTGTTAAACGTACCAGGTAAGATCAGGCCCTACCTTTTCAAGGAGCATATTGATCCTTCAGAACTTGTTTTCAACTAG
- the nusA gene encoding transcription termination factor NusA encodes MEKILDIIEAIAHEKNISKEHAIEAFKEALINTAKKLTNFTSTFEVIIDNDTKKYSIYKVITVVADDDEQLYVEVGKEGNKQEIESDSFIALSDAQEFDDSLEIGDQLKEEFILEEHGRTASANLFRELEYHVQRRIEQDLFEKYKEQVGTVMLGTVNRVDADDNTHVEIGELKGILTQRNRIKGEKFKRGDSIRALLRYVSVDPDHGLFLELTRTSPKFLEALMANEVPEIDDGVVEIVAAARIPGERAKIALKTEQMNVDPIGAAVGVKGVRINAVSQELNGENIDCIEFSPIPEVFITRALSPAISQSIKVDADAKKAVVNITSDQKAKAIGKSGINIRLASMLTGYTIELNEIEGVTERQVDSSETSEATKTTDTSALEDLFR; translated from the coding sequence ATGGAAAAAATATTAGACATCATTGAAGCGATCGCACATGAAAAAAATATCTCCAAAGAGCATGCGATAGAAGCCTTTAAAGAAGCTTTGATCAATACAGCTAAGAAACTTACAAATTTTACAAGTACCTTTGAAGTGATCATCGACAATGATACAAAAAAATATTCTATCTATAAGGTCATCACCGTTGTAGCTGATGATGATGAACAACTTTATGTAGAAGTCGGGAAAGAGGGAAACAAGCAAGAAATCGAGTCTGACAGTTTCATTGCCCTATCCGATGCACAAGAGTTTGATGACTCTTTAGAGATTGGAGACCAGTTAAAAGAGGAATTTATCCTGGAAGAGCACGGACGTACAGCTTCAGCAAATCTTTTCAGAGAACTGGAGTATCATGTACAAAGACGTATAGAACAGGACTTGTTTGAAAAATACAAAGAACAAGTAGGTACAGTCATGTTAGGTACCGTTAACCGTGTGGATGCAGATGACAACACGCATGTTGAGATCGGTGAACTTAAAGGTATTCTTACACAGAGAAACCGTATCAAAGGTGAGAAGTTTAAGCGTGGAGACTCCATCCGTGCACTTCTCAGATATGTCAGTGTTGACCCGGATCATGGTCTTTTCCTGGAGCTGACAAGAACTTCACCTAAATTCCTGGAAGCACTTATGGCCAATGAAGTTCCAGAGATCGATGATGGTGTAGTGGAGATCGTTGCTGCAGCAAGAATCCCGGGAGAAAGAGCAAAAATAGCACTGAAGACAGAGCAGATGAATGTTGATCCTATCGGTGCAGCTGTGGGTGTCAAAGGGGTACGTATCAATGCAGTAAGCCAAGAGCTTAATGGTGAAAATATCGACTGTATCGAATTTTCTCCGATCCCTGAAGTTTTCATTACACGTGCATTGAGTCCTGCTATTTCACAAAGTATCAAAGTAGATGCAGATGCGAAAAAAGCAGTGGTAAATATTACAAGCGATCAAAAAGCAAAAGCGATCGGTAAATCCGGAATTAACATCCGTCTGGCCTCTATGCTGACAGGGTATACAATAGAGTTAAACGAAATTGAAGGGGTCACGGAAAGACAAGTAGACAGTTCAGAAACTTCAGAAGCGACAAAAACAACTGATACATCAGCACTCGAAGATCTCTTTAGATAA
- the miaB gene encoding tRNA (N6-isopentenyl adenosine(37)-C2)-methylthiotransferase MiaB, translating into MSKKLFIETLGCAMNVRDSEHMIAELNQKESYEITENLEDADLIIINTCSVREKPVAKLFSEIGVFNKHKKPSAKIGVTGCTASHLGDEIIKRAPSVDFVLGARNVSKITEVVHKKHAVEVSTDFDESTYAFGEYRSNPYKAMVNISIGCDKSCTFCIVPATRGEEISIPSDLIVQEITKAVASGAKEVMLLGQNVNNYGRRFGSSEESCDFTQLLQKISKIEGLERIRFTSPHPLHMDDAFIQEFASNPKICKQIHVPLQSGSTSLLKAMKRGYTKENFLNRCEKIRTLCPEATISTDIIVGFPGESDADFEDTMDVLEKVRFEQMFSFKYSPRPHTEAAEFDNQIDSDVAGERLTRLQARHTEILDEIMDAQLGTVHQVYFDELKPNGRVSGRSDDGKLFFVQGSEELLGKIVDVKVTKTSRGALDGVLV; encoded by the coding sequence TTGAGTAAAAAATTATTTATAGAAACACTTGGTTGTGCGATGAACGTTCGTGACAGTGAACATATGATCGCAGAATTGAACCAAAAAGAATCCTACGAAATCACTGAAAATCTAGAAGATGCTGACCTTATTATCATTAATACCTGTTCTGTTAGAGAGAAGCCTGTAGCAAAACTCTTTTCAGAGATCGGTGTCTTTAACAAACACAAAAAACCTTCTGCAAAAATAGGTGTGACAGGATGTACCGCTTCTCATTTAGGTGATGAGATCATCAAACGTGCACCTTCTGTAGACTTTGTATTGGGTGCAAGAAATGTGTCGAAGATCACTGAAGTGGTCCATAAAAAGCATGCCGTAGAGGTCAGTACAGATTTTGATGAAAGTACCTATGCCTTTGGTGAGTACAGAAGCAACCCTTACAAGGCGATGGTAAATATCTCCATAGGATGTGATAAATCCTGTACCTTCTGTATCGTACCTGCAACTCGTGGAGAAGAGATCTCCATCCCTTCTGACCTTATCGTACAGGAGATCACCAAAGCAGTGGCTTCAGGTGCAAAGGAAGTGATGCTTCTTGGACAGAATGTCAATAACTACGGAAGACGATTCGGATCTTCTGAAGAGAGCTGTGACTTTACGCAGTTGTTGCAAAAGATCTCTAAGATAGAAGGATTGGAGCGTATACGATTTACCTCTCCTCACCCTTTACATATGGATGATGCTTTCATTCAGGAGTTTGCTTCTAATCCTAAGATATGTAAACAGATACATGTGCCTCTTCAAAGCGGATCTACTTCACTATTGAAAGCAATGAAAAGAGGATATACCAAAGAGAATTTCCTGAATCGTTGTGAAAAGATCCGTACACTGTGTCCTGAAGCAACCATATCTACAGATATTATCGTTGGATTCCCGGGCGAAAGCGATGCAGACTTTGAAGATACGATGGATGTACTGGAAAAAGTACGTTTTGAGCAGATGTTCTCATTCAAGTATTCTCCTCGTCCGCATACTGAAGCAGCAGAGTTTGATAACCAGATAGACAGCGATGTAGCAGGAGAGAGATTGACACGACTTCAGGCAAGACATACAGAGATCCTGGATGAGATCATGGATGCACAGTTAGGTACGGTACATCAGGTCTATTTTGATGAACTCAAGCCTAACGGAAGGGTTTCTGGACGTTCGGATGACGGTAAACTCTTTTTTGTTCAGGGAAGTGAAGAGCTTTTAGGTAAAATAGTAGATGTCAAAGTGACGAAAACCTCCCGGGGTGCTCTTGATGGAGTGCTTGTTTAG
- the rimO gene encoding 30S ribosomal protein S12 methylthiotransferase RimO, giving the protein MNSKKLHLVSLGCTKNLVDSEVMLGRLKEYEITDDNTQADVIIVNTCGFIDAAKEESINTVLSLHDERKENSILVMSGCLSERYKEELQTDMPEIDIFTGVGDYEKIDELIASKQSTFSPEVYLATETSGRVITGSNYHAYIKIAEGCNQACSFCAIPSFKGKLHSRSLSSIVKEVENLVAQGFYDFSFISQDSSSYGRDMGLKDGLVELIKGVEAIEGVQSARILYLYPSTTTFELVDAISDSEVFQTYYDMPIQHIDDGMLKTMKRGFGEKKTIELLEYMKSKPGAFLRTSVIAGHPGESEESFNRLCDFMETFEFDRFNTFHYSNEETTAAYTMDQVDEETIDQRAQILGEIAEKSTLKSLEKMVGQTVTVAIDGESDEHEYLLSARPLIWAVDIDGEILINDTSDLPVEYGKRYEARVTELVGTQLLATLIKAL; this is encoded by the coding sequence ATGAACAGTAAAAAATTACACCTGGTCAGCCTGGGCTGTACCAAAAACCTTGTCGACAGCGAAGTGATGCTTGGCCGTCTAAAAGAGTATGAGATCACTGATGACAATACTCAAGCCGATGTCATCATCGTAAACACGTGTGGTTTCATTGATGCAGCCAAAGAAGAGAGTATCAATACCGTACTGAGCCTCCACGATGAACGTAAAGAGAACTCCATCTTGGTGATGAGCGGATGTTTAAGCGAACGATACAAAGAAGAACTACAGACAGATATGCCAGAAATAGACATATTTACTGGTGTGGGTGACTATGAGAAGATCGATGAGCTCATCGCTTCTAAACAGAGTACCTTTTCTCCAGAAGTCTATCTTGCTACAGAAACGTCTGGAAGAGTCATCACCGGTTCTAACTACCATGCCTATATCAAGATAGCAGAAGGGTGTAACCAAGCCTGTTCTTTCTGTGCTATTCCCAGTTTTAAAGGAAAATTGCACTCACGCTCGCTCTCTTCTATCGTCAAAGAGGTAGAAAATCTTGTCGCCCAAGGTTTTTATGACTTCTCTTTCATTTCACAGGACAGTTCCAGCTACGGACGTGATATGGGTCTCAAAGATGGACTGGTAGAGCTTATCAAGGGAGTAGAAGCTATAGAAGGTGTGCAGTCTGCACGTATCTTATACCTTTACCCAAGTACGACAACTTTTGAACTTGTCGATGCCATTTCGGATTCTGAGGTCTTTCAAACCTATTATGATATGCCTATTCAGCATATCGATGATGGAATGCTCAAAACTATGAAACGCGGCTTTGGAGAGAAGAAGACCATCGAACTGCTTGAGTACATGAAAAGTAAACCCGGTGCTTTTTTACGTACCTCTGTGATCGCAGGACACCCTGGCGAAAGTGAAGAGAGTTTTAATCGCCTATGTGACTTCATGGAAACCTTCGAATTTGACAGATTTAACACCTTCCACTACTCTAATGAAGAGACAACCGCTGCCTACACCATGGATCAGGTCGACGAAGAGACCATTGACCAAAGAGCACAAATTCTTGGAGAGATAGCAGAGAAGAGTACGCTCAAGTCACTTGAAAAGATGGTAGGTCAAACAGTCACTGTTGCTATAGATGGGGAAAGTGATGAACACGAGTACCTGCTTTCAGCTAGACCGCTTATCTGGGCCGTGGATATCGATGGGGAGATACTCATCAATGATACTTCTGATCTACCTGTGGAGTACGGGAAAAGATATGAGGCAAGAGTCACAGAGTTAGTGGGTACCCAGCTGCTTGCTACATTGATCAAGGCACTCTAA
- a CDS encoding lysophospholipid acyltransferase family protein — protein MFKTLSRSIAQVLLPPLGYLLMRFYWFTSKKNFHVTGEITQEQSIVVCWHGELLMSPQAYRYFHKKQLASGIISRHFDGEMIARILMYFSIAPLRGSSSRGAKQVLLEAFRALKKGDDLLVTPDGPRGPRHSISDGAIALAHKAKAPVLTVNYIPKAYWQLESWDRFVIPKPFTTIDFYLENVSLEGMEMDEARTFLRDKMLAHTVH, from the coding sequence ATGTTTAAAACACTCTCAAGAAGCATTGCTCAAGTCTTACTCCCTCCGCTGGGCTATCTTCTGATGCGTTTTTATTGGTTTACTTCCAAAAAAAACTTTCATGTTACAGGTGAGATCACACAAGAACAGTCTATTGTCGTCTGTTGGCACGGTGAACTGCTGATGTCTCCCCAAGCCTATCGCTATTTTCATAAAAAACAGTTGGCTTCAGGGATCATCTCAAGGCATTTTGATGGCGAGATGATCGCAAGGATACTGATGTATTTTTCTATAGCACCTTTGCGAGGATCCAGCAGTCGGGGAGCCAAACAGGTACTCTTAGAAGCGTTTAGAGCACTTAAAAAAGGGGATGATCTTCTGGTCACGCCTGATGGACCCAGAGGCCCACGCCACAGTATCAGTGATGGTGCGATAGCCTTGGCACACAAGGCCAAAGCACCAGTATTGACAGTGAATTATATACCTAAAGCGTATTGGCAACTTGAGAGTTGGGACAGATTTGTCATTCCCAAACCTTTCACTACCATCGATTTCTATTTGGAAAATGTTTCTTTGGAAGGGATGGAAATGGATGAAGCCAGAACATTTTTACGTGATAAAATGTTAGCACATACGGTACATTAA